A window of Myxococcus xanthus contains these coding sequences:
- a CDS encoding Ig-like domain-containing protein — translation MSYLLSRWLTAPAAALRAGLVIGLAASTLGACRDNDPPPNAPPVASDITLETVEDTPLEVRLPASGNGALAFTIVDTPDHGTLSEISANGSVTYTPGADYNGVDALIFRATNREGQSAQATVSITITPVNDTPTLSSVADQSIPAGSSTGDLAFTVGDVETAADSLTVIATSSNTDLVPNDPSNLALGGSGSSRTLSVVPVASASGSTTITLSVSDGSDTTSTTFTVDVTGLASLYWMTAAGSLWRVDVNGTNAIELETGISGASSVAADPVTRTLFYTRDSAIVRADSDGANPVDIVANGGYPSGLAVDSTNRKLYWSDFNGSRVMCAELDGSNPTQVVGGIGSPSAIAVDVPNGSVYVIAYNNTRLVRFNLDGTNLETLASNLGGLGVGLAVDSSGGKVYYSTRGNSIYVANLDGSDVTTLVTNQTTVHGIAIDVTAGRLYWADWLGTVLRSANLADGSDIQDVNSGSARNLGLAWMPAP, via the coding sequence ATGTCATATTTGCTTTCAAGATGGCTCACAGCGCCAGCCGCCGCATTGCGCGCCGGATTGGTGATTGGACTGGCCGCCAGCACCCTCGGCGCTTGTCGCGACAATGACCCGCCGCCCAACGCACCGCCGGTAGCCAGCGACATCACCCTCGAGACGGTGGAAGACACGCCCCTCGAGGTGCGCCTGCCGGCCAGCGGCAATGGGGCACTTGCCTTCACGATTGTCGATACACCGGACCACGGCACGTTGAGTGAGATCAGCGCCAATGGCTCCGTCACCTACACCCCCGGCGCCGACTACAATGGCGTAGATGCGCTCATCTTTCGCGCCACCAACCGCGAGGGCCAAAGTGCCCAAGCCACGGTGAGCATCACCATCACCCCAGTGAATGACACGCCCACGCTCTCCTCGGTGGCCGACCAGAGCATCCCTGCTGGCAGCTCGACCGGCGACCTGGCCTTCACCGTGGGCGACGTGGAGACCGCCGCCGACAGCCTCACGGTCATCGCCACGTCCTCCAATACCGACCTGGTGCCCAACGACCCCAGCAATCTCGCCCTCGGTGGCTCCGGCTCCAGCCGCACCCTCTCCGTCGTCCCCGTCGCCAGCGCCAGCGGCTCCACCACCATCACCCTCTCGGTGAGTGACGGCTCCGACACCACCTCCACCACCTTCACGGTCGACGTCACCGGTCTTGCGAGCCTCTACTGGATGACTGCCGCCGGCTCGCTGTGGCGGGTTGACGTGAACGGCACGAATGCCATTGAGCTCGAGACCGGCATCAGCGGGGCATCTTCCGTCGCAGCCGACCCGGTAACCCGTACCCTCTTCTACACGCGCGACAGCGCAATCGTTCGAGCGGACAGTGATGGGGCGAACCCAGTCGATATCGTGGCGAACGGAGGTTACCCCAGCGGGCTGGCAGTCGATTCGACGAACCGCAAGCTGTACTGGTCCGATTTCAATGGAAGCCGGGTCATGTGCGCCGAGCTGGACGGCAGCAACCCCACGCAGGTCGTCGGCGGAATCGGTAGCCCGTCTGCCATCGCGGTCGATGTCCCGAACGGTAGTGTGTATGTCATTGCCTACAACAACACCAGGCTCGTACGGTTCAATCTGGATGGTACCAACCTGGAGACCCTCGCCTCAAACCTGGGCGGACTGGGCGTGGGTCTGGCGGTCGATTCGAGCGGCGGGAAGGTGTACTACTCGACCCGCGGCAACAGCATCTATGTCGCCAACCTGGACGGCTCCGACGTCACCACCCTGGTGACCAACCAGACCACCGTGCATGGGATTGCCATCGATGTCACGGCCGGGCGGCTGTATTGGGCGGATTGGCTGGGGACCGTGCTCCGGAGTGCCAATCTGGCCGACGGCAGCGATATCCAGGACGTGAACTCAGGCAGCGCCAGGAACTTGGGCCTGGCCTGGATGCCTGCGCCGTAG
- a CDS encoding acyltransferase family protein has translation MRGALHPPSHPQTSDAGVLDSGPSRKDGLDVLRALAIVSVLCFHAPESVRRALPEVLRAGFEVGWVGVDLFFVLSGYLIGRQVFAMEDSAPLGLQLRTFWLKRWMRTLPLYFVVLAFYALKPWLFGTPFVGGGWHYLVFLQNYVGVRDFVQSWSLCVEEHFYVVLPLIAFGLRARSAPAWAWLMPLLLSLGARAWEVHTATPGLLPAEQWVRLQWRTHLHLDGLAVGVFLAKTAPRWQRWPQAWRGACGAMGALLLGVTLAVCVPHLPDWGGVWIFAGLAVGFGGLLVATEAVALPVPLRGLVYQTAVLSYGTYLWFWVVARVFERRNLTLGVWGLDLLAFITVTHGVAWVTYVAVERPALRLRDRLLAWQASRAEARDGVVAPGR, from the coding sequence ATGCGAGGCGCCCTTCATCCCCCCTCTCACCCGCAGACCTCAGACGCGGGAGTCCTGGACTCAGGGCCCTCACGCAAGGACGGCCTGGACGTGCTCCGGGCTTTGGCCATCGTTTCGGTGCTCTGTTTCCACGCCCCGGAGTCCGTGCGGCGGGCCCTGCCGGAGGTGCTCCGTGCCGGCTTTGAAGTGGGCTGGGTGGGCGTGGACCTGTTCTTCGTCCTCTCCGGCTACCTCATTGGTCGGCAGGTATTCGCGATGGAGGACTCAGCGCCTCTGGGACTTCAGCTCCGCACGTTCTGGCTCAAACGGTGGATGCGAACGCTTCCGCTCTACTTTGTCGTCCTCGCCTTCTATGCACTGAAGCCATGGTTGTTCGGGACACCCTTCGTGGGAGGAGGTTGGCACTATCTCGTCTTCCTCCAGAACTACGTTGGCGTGCGCGACTTCGTACAGAGTTGGTCGCTTTGTGTCGAAGAACACTTCTACGTGGTCCTGCCGCTGATCGCCTTCGGCCTGCGCGCCCGCTCCGCCCCCGCCTGGGCATGGCTGATGCCCTTGCTCCTGAGCTTGGGCGCCCGGGCCTGGGAGGTACACACCGCCACGCCGGGCCTGCTGCCCGCGGAACAGTGGGTGCGATTGCAGTGGCGCACCCACCTCCACCTGGATGGACTCGCAGTGGGTGTCTTTCTCGCGAAGACCGCGCCGCGCTGGCAACGGTGGCCCCAGGCTTGGCGAGGGGCCTGCGGCGCGATGGGTGCCCTGTTGCTCGGGGTGACCTTGGCAGTGTGCGTGCCTCACCTGCCGGACTGGGGAGGCGTGTGGATCTTCGCAGGGCTCGCGGTGGGATTTGGCGGGCTGCTCGTGGCCACGGAAGCGGTTGCGCTGCCCGTACCGCTGAGAGGCCTCGTGTACCAGACCGCGGTCCTCTCCTATGGCACCTATCTCTGGTTCTGGGTCGTGGCGCGCGTGTTCGAGCGGCGAAACCTGACCTTGGGTGTTTGGGGATTGGATCTGCTCGCCTTCATCACGGTGACGCATGGGGTCGCATGGGTGACCTACGTCGCAGTGGAGAGACCTGCCCTGCGGCTGCGGGATAGGCTGCTTGCGTGGCAGGCCTCGCGGGCGGAGGCGCGTGACGGGGTGGTGGCACCCGGACGCTAA